AAGAAATTAACATCATTATTAATGTCCactatttttatacagtctatgtgcTGCACCTGTGACCACACCTTCTTTCCTCTCCCCACTCTCACATGCATCCAGTCCTGTTCAGTCCACGTGTTTCTTGTGTCCTCCACCCTTAGCAGGTATGCAAGTTTATTGATGGATGAAACCAAGATGCTGCGATAAGCAGGTGCTCTCACAACCCATTCAGTGCGTATCAGTGAGTGAACATGAAGAAAGGGAGCTCAGTTTGGTTTAGATCAGTTCTCAGCTTCTTCCGTGTTTGACAAAGTGAAACTATTTGACATTCACTGTCTCTGAGAGGTGAAATGGCGCAGCGAGAAAttcagatggaccaggaaaaaCTCTGCTGTTCGATCTGTCTGGATCTACTGAAGGATCCTGTGACTATTCCCTGTGGACACAGCTACTGTATGAGCTGTATTAAAAGCCACTGGGATGAAGAGGATCAGAAGCAAATCCACAGCTGTCCTCAGTGCAGACACACCTTCATGCCGAGGCCTGCTCTGGTGAAAAACACCATGTTTGCAGATTTAGTGGAGAAACTGAAGAAGACAGGACTCCAAGCTGCTCCAGCTGATCACTGCTATGCTGGACCTGAAAATGTGGCCTGTGATGTCTGTACTGGGAGAAAGCTGAAAGCTGTCAAGTCCTGTCTGCAGTGTCTGGTGTCTTACTGTGAGCAGCACCTCCAGCCTCACTATGAATACCCTGTCTTTGAAAAACACAAGCTGGTCGGCCCCTCCAAGAAGCTTCAGGAGAACATCTGTACTCGTCACAACAAGGTGATTAAGATTTTCTGCCGCACTGATCAGCAGTGTGTCTGTTATCTGTGCTCCATGGATGAACATAAAGGCCACGACACaatttcagctgcagcagaacgGACTGAGAGGCAGAAAGAGCTCAGGGTGAGTCGACAAAAGATCCACCAGAGAATCCAGAACAGAGAAAAAGATGTGACGGTGCTtcagcaggaggtggaggctATCAATCACTCTGCTGATAAAGCAGTGAGGGACAGTGAGAAGATCTTCACAGATCTGATCCGTCTCATTGAGAAAAGAAGCTCTGATGTGAAGCAGCACATCAGATCTCAGCAGAAAACTAAAGTTAGACAAGTCAAAGAGCTTCAGgagaagctgcagcaggagatCACTGATCTGAGGAGGAAAGACACTGAGCTGGAgaagctctcacacacagaggaccaCACCCAGTTTCTACAGAGCTACCCCTCACTGTCACATCTCACTGACTCTAAAGACTCATCCAGGATCAATATCCGCCCTGTGCGACACTTTGAGGatgtgactgcagctgtgtCAGAGGCCAGAGATAAACTACAGGATTTTGTTAGTGATGTGTGGACCAAGATCTCACTGACAAAGACTGAAGTGGATGTTTTGCTGGCACAACCTCAGCCCAAGACCAGAGCTGAATTCTTACAGTATTCACGTCAGATCACACTGGATCCAAATACAGCAGGCAGCTCCCTCGAATTATCTGAAGGGAACAGAAGAGCAACAGTGACACCATTCCACCTTAAGAAGCAAAATTCACAGAGTAACGTGTACAGCCTTCAGGTCCTGAGCAGAGAGAGTCTGACTGGACGatgttactgggaggtggagtggagtGGACATAGAGTTTCAGTAGCAGTCACATCTGCACATATGAGAGAACCACTATATGAAACTAGATTTGAGAACAATGACACATCTTGGGCAGTATATTGTTTGGATGGTTTTTATGAATTCAGACATAACAGTATCATCACTCCCATCTCCGGCCCTCAGTCCTCCAGAGTGGGAGTGTACCTGGATCACCCTGCAGGTATTGTGTCCTTCTACAGCGTCTCTGACACCATgactctcctccacagagtccagaccacattcactcagcctctctgtgcTGGACTTGGTGTTTATCATTATCATAGCTCTGCTGAATTGTGTGATCTCAAGTAGACAGGTGTTATAAACAAGACAAAGGCTGACAATCTACTTTTAGGTAGTAAATTCACTCTCCATCTTTGTTGTTCAGCTCTCTGTGCTGTGATGGTTCTGCACTGAACAGTCACTCAAACAATGTGGGTATATGAAGATATATGTATATCAAGCATATATGTATAGAACTTAAATATCAGATGAACAGAAATGAACAGAATCTATAAGTGTGGgggttttcttttaaaatcttttaagtaaaataatattgtggagtttaatttattttcagataaTGTTTGTATAGTGGGAAACTTTGATTAATTggaaacaaatcaaaaacaagTGTTTATATATAGAAATAAACTCATGTAATTATTGACATATATACTATTTTGGTTATGAAGTGTTATATTTGAGCGCACAGATGATCATAgtcaatttttattttcttgttgtcattttgttaatgtgtaaatatattTCAAAAGTGTAGTTAAGATATATAATTATTGTTACTATACTGATAATCACTTGTGAAGTATTGTTGATTTTCCTCTACAGTGCAGACATTCTGGTTTATCGGACTTAATGTGGATTAAATGAATGGAGAAACTGAACCAGGATTTATTATTTAGATAATTTAATGAAGTTGATTTTTCCCTCAAGAActgataaagtttttttttgttttttgtttttttttcacaaaagtgtggaaaaaaaatttcTTTGGTTCTGCTTTTTAGATTTCAGTCCTTCTGTATTTTTTAGTTGTCCATCTGGGACACATGCATGAACAGAACGCCTGTGCTTTTCTGTCCAAAATGTCCACTGTGATAAAGTCCTCTACTGTCACAGAGGGAAAACAAAACCAAGGGAGACACCTGGTGGTGACGTTGGAAAATTGCTCTTTTGAGACGAAAACCAATATATGTTACACGACATAAGAGTAGCCTATACAATGTTGAACATTATGACTGATCTATGAAAGCTGCAAGGTCGATGTGCTCATTCATAAGATCAACATTTTCTGTAAATAATCCTGTGAATAGCCTTAATTGTGTAAGGAGCCTGAGGTTGCCAGGTTTAtactgtgtttttcttgttcccTTGTTCTTCTGTTTGTGGGATATGTGACATGTGGTGCACAGGCTGTTGTCAATTATtgagaaacacacccacaggtGATTTATCCTCccacacctgtgcacacctgtgaaatgggtggggcagtttctatttaaaGCTCAATGTTGAAAATAATGGTGTTGGACACTCTTGATGAAGGTCCAGGAGGACTGAAATGTTAGTGCTGCTGATgaattgtgaagctgagcaaaGAGCAGTGTGcgggattttctgttcaaagactcaAGTGATTTTGTActcaaacagaaacatttattatttgttaGGGGGTTGAATAAAAAATTGTCTGGGCTTCAAGCTTAATTAATCATCTAAAAAATCCATTATTGCAgagctgaaaatgtctgtttttcttgAAAGGTTGATGTTTTGGTGATTTGTGGTTTTTACAAGACAATgttaatgggaacaacaatccCAATTGAAATTGGTCCAGAATTGAGTGTGAGTGCATAGTAgtgtacgtccactaaaagtgttgtttttgccactgacaggctttGATTGTTTTTCTATTTGTCTAACAACACTATGGAAAGAATCCCAACAGAGATATACCATTGTTTAAAGAGTACGATCCTTTTTATTGAAGCAGAAACAGTCCCAAAATCACTTTAGGCAAACCCAAAAGACtcatttgaaataaacagtaatttaaggcTGTATGTGGCCAGCATATCTTCACATCTAATTGGATGAATTCAGCGTTTCTTTTAACTAAACCAGAGCtgatgattgttggaacagtgatAAGACGAAGGAAGACAgctctgtgagttttattttgttactgactttgaatgaagtgtgttttacgatgataaaaATTGAGcacagtgttagttcaggcaggacatgatgtgaAGCTCAGCTcatatcccagctacatcagctgatctcaaacaacccagtcaactgatggagcagctgattgatggatgggagtcagctgatagatcttttgtctctttaaactgctctggcctgcctactgttgctgcttcctctgcaagctgctttgcaacctgcctccaccccagctcctccttttcatgttgtgccTGACTTACCAGTGTCATTTGTGTTTATCATTGAtgatgctctgttctgttcctgtgGGGTCTTTGCTACTGCTCTCCCTGCCTAAGGCTTTTGATGTAgacgcatggaagggcagggcgGAGTGCTCTCTTTGCGGTAGGCTTTCCATGAAGGCGCATGGAGAAAGTTTTCTGCGTGGgtcctaggaaaggcagagaggccccagaacagagccatactgccaaatataaaactgcaaatggaaatgaagttttctttgactaaagtgttcctgactgaatgATTGTTTATTTAActggagtctggtggttttTGCGATGGTGATTTCCAGGTtgtttctggttgaacaaaaagtctgtctctgtaggaactctttccataatgttgtcagatactgactataacaatctgagtctgtcattggcaaaaacaagcattttttttgCTTGCTTTGTTTTATCTTTGACATACATGCATCCTAAACACATGTTAAATTCCATCTATTGTTCAGCATTATGTTCTGTTAATTCATGTATATAAATTATTTATACAGAAGACAAAATAATTAGTCATGTTACTCGTACATTAATCTATAAATTGAAACCTATTTATGTCAAACAGCTTTTCCAAGCCTACATTAAACTGTATTTCTAAGAGGACTGGCTGCAGAGGTAGTGGCAATATTTATCATTGCAGGGAGTTTATGTGGTATACTGAGAGCGATACACATTTTGCTTTCCTCTCCCCGCTCTCCAGTGCAGCCAGTTCTGTTCAGTCCacgtgtttcctgtttcctccaCCCTGAACCGTTATGCAAGTTTACAGATGAGTGTAACCAACATCCTGTGATGTGCAAATGCTCTCAAGCCCCATTCACTGCATATCAGTGAGTGAACATGAAGAAAGGGGAACTCCATTTTGGTTTAGATCAGTTCCCAGCTACTTCGCTGTTTGACAAAGTGAAACTATTTGACATTCACTGTCTCTGAGAGGTGAAATGGCGCAGCGAGGAAttcagatggaccaggaaaaTCTCTGCTGTTCGATCTGTCTGGATCTACAGAAGGATCCCGTGACTATTCCCTGTGGACACAACTACTGTATGAGCTGTATTAAAAGCTACTGGGATGAAGAGGATCAGAAGCAAATCCACAGCTGTCCTCAGTGCAGACACACCTTCATGCCGAGGCCTGCTCTGGTGAAAAACACCATGTTTGCAGATTTAGTGGAGGAACTGAAGAAGACAGGACTCCAAGCTGCTCCAGCTGATCACTCTGCCAGACCTGAAGATGTGGCCTGTGATGTCTGTACTGGGAGAAAGCTGAAAGCTGTGAAGTCCTGTCTGCAGTGTCTGGTGTCTTACTGTGAGCAGCACCTCCAGCCTCACTATGAATCCCCTGCCTTTGAAAAACACAAGCTGGTCGGCCCCTCCAAGAAGCTTCAGGAGAACATCTGTACTCGTCACAACAAGGTGATTGAGATTTTCTGCCGCACTGATCAGCAGTGTATCTGTTATCTGTGCTGCATGGATGAACATAAAGGCCACGACACagtttcagctgcagcagaacagACTGAGAGGCAGAAAGAGCTCGGGGTGAGTCGACAAAAGATCCAGCGCATAATCcagaacagagagaaagatgtgaCGGTGCTtcagcaggaggtggaggctATCAATCACTCTGCTGATAAAGCAGTGAGGGACAGTGAGAAGATCTTCACAGATCTGATCCGTCTCGTTGAGAAAAGAAGCTCTGATGTGAAGCAGCACATCAGATCTCAGCAGAAAACTAAAGTTAGACAAGTCAAAGAGCTTCAGgagaagctgcagcaggagatCACTGATCTGAGGAGGAAAGACACTGAGCTGGAgaagctctcacacacagaggaccaCACCCAGTTTCTACAGAGCTACCCCTCACTGTCACATCTCACTGACTCTGAAGACTCATCCAGGATCAATATCCGCCCTGTGCGACACTTTGAGGatgtgactgcagctgtgtCAGAGGCCAGAGATAAACTACAGGATTTTGTTAGTGACGTGTGGACCGAGATCTCACTGACAAAGACTGAAGTGGATGTTTTGCTGGCACAACCTCAGCCCAAGACCAGAGCTGAATTCTTACAGTATTCACGTCAGATCACACTGGATCCaaacacagcaggcagctggtTTGAATTATCTGAAGGAAACAGAAAAGCAACAGTGAGACCTTCATCATGGTCTCGATTATTCACTCAACTAGGTTCAGACAGTAGCATCATCAGACTTCAGGTCCTGAGCAGAGAGAGTCTGACTGGACGatgttactgggaggtggagtggagtGGACCTAGAGTTTCAGTAGCAGTCACATTTGCACATAGAAGGCCAGTATATGAAAGTGGATTTGGGAACAATGACACATCTTGGGCAGTATATCATGTGAATGGTTCTTATGTATTCAGACATAACAATATCAGCGCTCCCATCTCCGGCCCTCAGTCCTCCAGAGTGGGAGTGTACCTGGATCACCCTGCAGGTATTTTGTCCTTCTACAGCGTCTCTGACACCATgactctcctccacagagtccagaccacattcactcagcctctctatgCTGGACTTGGGCTTTGCCATTATTGTTCCTCCGCTGAATTGTGTGATCTCAAGTAGACAGGTGTTATAAACAAGACAAAGGCTGAGAATCTGCTTTCAGGTAATAAATTTACTCTCCATCTTTGTTGTTCAGCTCTCTGTGCTGTGATGGTTCTGCACTGAACAGTCACTCAAACAGTGTGGGTATATGAAGATATATGCATCAAGCATATATGTATAGAACTTAAATATCAGATGATCAGAAATTAACAGAATCTATAAGTGTGGgggttttcttttaaaatctgttcagtaaaataatattgtggagtttaattttttttcagatCATGTTTGTATAGTGGGAAACTTTGATTAATTggaaacaaaaatttaaaaataagttgACAGCTATGTATTTTAGAGTGTTTATATATAGAAATAAACTCATGTAATTATTGACATATATACGAtttttgtgctgtaaagtgtTTGATTTGAGCTCACAGTTGATCAtagttaatgtttattttttaaaagtgtagTTAAGATGTATAATTATTGTTACTATACTGATAATCACTTGTGAAGCATTGTTGATTTTCCTCTACAGTGCAGACATTCTGGTTTATCAGACTTAATGTGGATTGAATGAATGGAGAAACTGAACCAGGATTTATTGATTAGATCATTCAATGAAGTTGATTTTTCCCTCAAGGACTGAAAGTATTTTTCTAtgaatgtgtggaataaaaaattTCTTTGGTTCTGCTTCATGGATTTCAATccttgtgtattttttaattgtcCATCTGGGACACTTGAACAGAACAGAGGCATtcttaatgttattttaacacctgtgcttttcctactgtccAAATGTCCACTGTGATAAAGGCCTCTACTGTCACAGAGGGGAAACAAAACCAAGGGAGACACCTGGTGGTGATGTTGGAAAATTGCTCTTTTGAGACGAAGACGAACATAAGAGTATACAATGTTGAACATTATGAATGATTTATGAAAGCTGCAAGGCCGATGTGCTCATTCATAAGATCAACATTTTCTGTAAATAATCCTGTGAATAGCCTTAATTGTGTAAGGAGCCTGAGGTTGCTAGGTTTAtcctgtgtttttcttgttcccTTGTTCTTCCATTTGTGGGATATGTGACATGTGGTGCACAGGCTGTTGTCAATTATtgagaaacacacccacagctgaTTAATCCTCccacacctgtgcacacctgtgaaatgggtggggcagtttctatttaagCTCAGTGTTGGAAATAATGTTGTTGAACACTCTTGATGAAGGTCCAGGAGGACTGAAATGTTAGTGTTGCTGATgaattgtgaagctgagcaaaGAGCAGTGTGcgggattttctgttcaaagactcaAATAATTTTGTACTCAAACAGAAACATTAATTTTTCTTTAGGGGGTTGAATGAAAAATTGTCTGGGCTTCAAGCTAAATAAACCATCTAAAAAATCCATTATTGCAGAGCTGAAAATGgctgtttttctttaaaggtTGATGTTTTGGTGATTCATGGTTTTCACAAGACA
The sequence above is drawn from the Epinephelus fuscoguttatus linkage group LG18, E.fuscoguttatus.final_Chr_v1 genome and encodes:
- the LOC125878608 gene encoding tripartite motif-containing protein 16-like; amino-acid sequence: MAQREIQMDQEKLCCSICLDLLKDPVTIPCGHSYCMSCIKSHWDEEDQKQIHSCPQCRHTFMPRPALVKNTMFADLVEKLKKTGLQAAPADHCYAGPENVACDVCTGRKLKAVKSCLQCLVSYCEQHLQPHYEYPVFEKHKLVGPSKKLQENICTRHNKVIKIFCRTDQQCVCYLCSMDEHKGHDTISAAAERTERQKELRVSRQKIHQRIQNREKDVTVLQQEVEAINHSADKAVRDSEKIFTDLIRLIEKRSSDVKQHIRSQQKTKVRQVKELQEKLQQEITDLRRKDTELEKLSHTEDHTQFLQSYPSLSHLTDSKDSSRINIRPVRHFEDVTAAVSEARDKLQDFVSDVWTKISLTKTEVDVLLAQPQPKTRAEFLQYSRQITLDPNTAGSSLELSEGNRRATVTPFHLKKQNSQSNVYSLQVLSRESLTGRCYWEVEWSGHRVSVAVTSAHMREPLYETRFENNDTSWAVYCLDGFYEFRHNSIITPISGPQSSRVGVYLDHPAGIVSFYSVSDTMTLLHRVQTTFTQPLCAGLGVYHYHSSAELCDLK